The Thermosipho melanesiensis BI429 sequence ATAAAGAAAAAAACTTCCATTATGGACTTACCCCCGAAAGTAAAACAGATAAAAAAATAACTATACACATTTCAAACAGCATGGTTTCGGTATTCCACCGGAGCCATGTTTTTTAATCTTGCTTGGTATCTTTCTTCATTGTAGAATCGTATATATTCTTCTATTAGCTTTTTGTATTCTTCTTTTGTTTTTTCCCCATTTATTCTTACTACTTCTTCTTTAAGATGACTGAAAAAACTTTCTGCTGGTCCATTGTCTTGTGGTACACCTTTTCTTGACATGCTTTGGATTATTCCTTTTTCTTTTAACATCTTTGCTGTCAACATATGTGTGTATTAAAATCCTCTATCTGTATGTAATATACCTCCTTTTCTATATTTCCCACTTTTTAACCATCTCTTTATTGTATTATCTACTAGTTACAGATTATTATTTTCACCTATTGAATATTCTATTATTTCATTATTATACAAATCCTGAATTATTATCAAATACAATTTTCCATCAATTGTTTTTATTTGTGTTATATCACTTACAAACTTTTCAAACGGTCTTTTGCTTTTGAAGTTTCTTTTGAGTTTGTTATCTGCTATATATTGTGCTTGTTAATTTGCGTATGTGATTCTTTTTTCTTATTCTTGCATACAGCCCCATCTCGATATACTTTCTTGTGATTTATTTTCCTTCCTTTCCTATTTAATACCATTGTTATTCTACTATATCCGTATATCCCTTTGCATTTGAAGTATATATCTTTGATTTCTTCTTTAAGTTATCTTTATCTTTTCGTTTCATTGCTCGGTAATACGTACTCTTTGAAATACCTGATATCTTACACAGTAATTCTAAACCAAATCTTTCTTTCAATTCATTCATTACTTCAATTTTTTTACTATTTCCTTCCTCAAGAATTTTTTCATCAAAAGCTTTAAATAAGCATTTTCAGCTCGTAATCTTTCCATCTCTTCTTCAAAAGATTCTTTCTTTGGTTTACCTCTTTTACATTCTGCTTCACCATACAAAAGATAATTCTTAATCCAAAGACGAACTCTATCTGGCGAAATACCCAAAAGAGAAGCAATAGTCTTCTTAGGAAGATTTTCTTCAATGAAAAGTTTAACAACCTGATATTTTAGCTCAGAAGGATACTTTTTGAATTTTTGCCCTTTCTTCGTCAATGAAAAACACCCCCAAAAGATTTTATCACTTCCGGGGGTGTTTTTTATTTCGTCCCTTTCCTTGGGTTCAGTGCATTATTGGAAGGGTTTTTTATCTAAAAATCATAACCTTCCGTTAACACATCATTTATTCCGGAAAGAATCTCCTCAGGAGTAATAAGTTCTCCTCCCACTTTATTGATAAACTTCACCTTTGTACCAGGCTTAACAAGTTTCAATATTTCCCTTCCATATTGTCCCAAATTCATTTCAGGTATAACAACCGCTTCTACTTTTGATAATCTTTTTTTCAACTCATGTACTTGCAAAGGCCATATGGTAATTGGTTTAAAAAGCCCCACTTTCATCTTATCATTTCTTGCAATTTTTACAGCCTCTAAAGCACTTCTTGCAACAACTCCATAAGCTATAACCAAAACTTCTGCATCTTCTGTCATATAATCATTATATATAGATATTTCATCAATATGTAGCCTTATTTTATTCGTCAAACGTTTAATCAATCTCTCAGCAGTTTCATAGGCTGCATTTGGAAATCCAGATTCATCATGAACAAGACCAGAAACGTGAAATCTTGTTTTTCCCATTTCAATTAATGCATTTGGTGTTGGTTCAGCATATTCACGTTCTGCATAAGGTACAAAAATTTCTTCATCTTCCAATTCTTTTTCAGAAATTCTGTCTACTATCTCAATTTCTTTTGGTTTAAGTAATTCAAATGTTTCTCTCATATGACCTAAAGTTTCATCCATTAAAAACACCACCGGTGTTCTATATATTTCAGCAAAGTTAAACGCTTCAATTATATACCTATAAGCTTCCTGAACCGTGGAAGGATATAATGCAATTATTGCGTGATCACCATGTGTTCCCCATCTTGCCTGCATTATATCCCCTTGAGCAGGTTTTGTAGGAAGACCAGTTGAAGGGCCACCTCTCATTACATTAACAAATACACATGGTGTTTCAGTCATA is a genomic window containing:
- a CDS encoding IS3 family transposase; protein product: MKDIYFKCKGIYGYSRITMVLNRKGRKINHKKVYRDGAVCKNKKKESHTQINKHNI
- a CDS encoding 2-oxoacid:acceptor oxidoreductase subunit alpha — its product is MGKLVFWQGNEAVAYGALKAGCRFYAGYPITPSSEIAETMARELPKYNGVFIQMEDEIASAAAIIGASLAGVKSMTATSGPGFSLMQEALGYAVMTETPCVFVNVMRGGPSTGLPTKPAQGDIMQARWGTHGDHAIIALYPSTVQEAYRYIIEAFNFAEIYRTPVVFLMDETLGHMRETFELLKPKEIEIVDRISEKELEDEEIFVPYAEREYAEPTPNALIEMGKTRFHVSGLVHDESGFPNAAYETAERLIKRLTNKIRLHIDEISIYNDYMTEDAEVLVIAYGVVARSALEAVKIARNDKMKVGLFKPITIWPLQVHELKKRLSKVEAVVIPEMNLGQYGREILKLVKPGTKVKFINKVGGELITPEEILSGINDVLTEGYDF
- a CDS encoding transposase; this encodes MTKKGQKFKKYPSELKYQVVKLFIEENLPKKTIASLLGISPDRVRLWIKNYLLYGEAECKRGKPKKESFEEEMERLRAENAYLKLLMKKFLRKEIVKKLK
- a CDS encoding IS3 family transposase, with the protein product MLTAKMLKEKGIIQSMSRKGVPQDNGPAESFFSHLKEEVVRINGEKTKEEYKKLIEEYIRFYNEERYQARLKNMAPVEYRNHAV